The following proteins come from a genomic window of Alicyclobacillus dauci:
- a CDS encoding glycosyltransferase family 2 protein: protein MTEPLVTVLIPAYNRADYLGATVESVQRQTETNWRCIVIDDHSEDNTREVGLRYVAGDDRISILTLPENRGLGQALNAGLEEVRTPYFVILDSDDWFSDHTISACLTEMSRHTDDVSLVCGNAAIWEEMEDGSLVRRGTQFGQAFADQYEFFMYGPNLVPRFLRTSTVRDVGGFEVDPLTQGRMFEDKLLLLKLIHISRFAYVNDELYHIRIHKTNMTKPETRDKFIEIKRYIYTRMLKEWGDEYEVEFFIHPEGWLDVKALKPKAKRPD from the coding sequence ATGACGGAACCACTTGTTACCGTCTTGATTCCAGCATATAACCGAGCAGACTATCTCGGTGCGACGGTAGAAAGTGTGCAGAGACAAACGGAAACAAATTGGCGGTGCATCGTCATCGATGATCATTCCGAAGACAACACACGCGAGGTGGGGTTGCGGTATGTGGCGGGCGATGATCGGATTTCCATATTGACTTTGCCGGAAAATCGAGGTTTAGGCCAAGCACTGAATGCGGGCCTTGAGGAAGTGAGGACACCGTACTTTGTCATCCTGGACAGTGACGACTGGTTTTCCGATCACACCATTTCAGCGTGCCTGACGGAGATGTCGCGTCACACGGACGACGTGTCGCTGGTCTGCGGCAATGCCGCCATTTGGGAGGAGATGGAAGACGGCTCACTGGTCCGCCGGGGAACACAGTTCGGGCAAGCATTCGCGGATCAGTACGAGTTTTTCATGTATGGTCCGAATCTAGTACCGCGATTTTTGCGGACCAGTACGGTGCGGGACGTTGGTGGATTTGAAGTCGATCCGCTGACCCAAGGTCGCATGTTCGAAGACAAGTTGCTCTTGTTAAAACTGATCCACATTAGCCGCTTCGCTTACGTCAACGACGAGCTATACCATATTCGTATCCACAAGACGAATATGACGAAGCCAGAAACGCGCGACAAGTTTATTGAGATCAAGCGCTACATTTACACGCGAATGCTGAAGGAATGGGGGGACGAGTACGAGGTGGAGTTTTTTATACATCCTGAAGGGTGGCTGGATGTAAAGGCCCTGAAGCCAAAAGCCAAGCGACCTGACTGA
- the speB gene encoding agmatinase: MSFEFEVNKPFLPEYSGNVFIGSTYDFDAADAVIYGMPMDWTVSFRSGTRLGPTRIREVSLGLEEYSPYLDRDLSEIQYFDAGDIPLPFGNPEESVHRIYKYVSALYETGKLPIGLGGEHLVSWGSIRAAAEKYPDLHVIHIDAHTDLRDDYEGQPFSHATVIKKVCDAIGPDKVYQFGIRSGTREEFAWARENTHFAPFELAEPLRTVLPELHEKPIYVTWDIDVFDPATAPGTGTAEHGGIFAPEAFRAIQYMRSLNVVGFDLVEVAPAIDPTEQTQILASKIIREALLAFTR; this comes from the coding sequence CGCGGCAGATGCCGTCATTTACGGTATGCCGATGGATTGGACCGTGTCCTTTCGAAGTGGGACGAGGCTTGGACCGACGCGCATTCGCGAAGTGAGCCTGGGGCTAGAGGAGTACAGTCCATATTTGGATCGGGATTTATCCGAAATCCAGTACTTTGATGCAGGGGACATCCCCCTCCCGTTCGGCAACCCGGAGGAGAGTGTGCACCGCATATACAAGTATGTGTCCGCACTCTATGAGACGGGGAAATTGCCTATCGGTCTTGGTGGAGAGCACTTGGTCTCGTGGGGATCGATCCGGGCCGCCGCAGAAAAGTATCCTGATTTGCACGTCATCCACATCGACGCCCACACTGACCTGCGAGATGACTACGAAGGGCAACCGTTCTCGCACGCGACGGTCATCAAGAAAGTCTGCGATGCCATTGGGCCGGACAAGGTCTACCAATTCGGTATTCGCTCTGGCACCCGCGAAGAATTCGCATGGGCGCGTGAGAACACGCATTTTGCGCCGTTCGAGCTCGCTGAACCATTGCGCACTGTTCTGCCTGAGCTGCACGAGAAGCCGATTTACGTAACGTGGGATATTGACGTATTCGATCCCGCCACGGCCCCCGGCACAGGCACCGCCGAACACGGCGGCATTTTCGCGCCGGAGGCGTTCCGGGCCATTCAGTACATGAGGTCGCTCAACGTCGTCGGTTTTGATTTGGTGGAAGTCGCACCTGCAATCGATCCGACAGAGCAGACACAAATTCTCGCTTCCAAAATCATTCGCGAGGCACTTCTCGCGTTTACGCGGTGA
- a CDS encoding DUF1934 domain-containing protein, with amino-acid sequence MFWLSDNEHNRQAQTCGLSWERYTEGSGDAEVERIPAAVWRQRGRAHYVSYEEPVSDKTGDVRTTLKIEADALTWIRHGLVTWTHTFRAGEEHTSRMLVGGQAMEITTSTKRLEIDVTGHGGRVFMEYDMIMGGDPQRIRLTLRFEQGECHEAHE; translated from the coding sequence ATGTTTTGGCTGAGCGACAACGAACACAATCGGCAGGCACAAACGTGTGGCTTGTCGTGGGAACGCTACACGGAAGGGAGCGGGGATGCGGAAGTGGAACGCATCCCCGCTGCTGTTTGGCGGCAACGCGGACGCGCACACTACGTCTCATATGAAGAGCCAGTGAGCGACAAGACGGGCGATGTGAGGACGACACTGAAAATAGAAGCAGATGCGCTCACGTGGATTCGACACGGTCTGGTCACGTGGACGCATACATTTCGTGCTGGGGAGGAACATACTTCCAGAATGTTGGTGGGCGGGCAGGCAATGGAAATCACGACGTCCACCAAGCGGCTTGAAATCGATGTCACAGGGCACGGAGGGCGTGTCTTCATGGAGTACGACATGATCATGGGCGGGGACCCGCAGCGCATTCGATTGACACTTCGGTTTGAGCAGGGTGAATGCCATGAGGCACATGAGTGA